The Lacipirellula parvula genome window below encodes:
- a CDS encoding DUF6493 family protein, with protein sequence MTADEWGQLIVSGKFDEVAAAAAGLTEAERRALSKTTAKLATTIRRNSWQDSLKPAVEETHPTLAPHLNLRDRDVVCTAVEIAVLSVCPLGDAKKVRMHTLRNDTHAALVKVLTDRRPEWIDDFVDHHLSPRNEWQTFEWAPLRELIRNGVCAKPTSDGYVRLYAMNMGAWYYHTDQYVPISEQLAAEPDLLDDVWRLFEVENFAFSAPMEVTSSNTPSQYESWHTSIAKLSARGLLDRQRLLDESIAALQRGFKNNALSGYARLHDHLQPTLDELAARQPAYLDLLTARVGQVVNFGINTLKKLDQAKRLDDAGFIAGAGRAFDLPAKGPAKTAIGLFKKIGKRSPQLTPTATRALLHSALIHPDADCAAAAAQLLVEWRAQLDEKTIAAINERLPELPATVQALLQPLVVAANNGISPSLAGAAVTPDDAEIATAVAELRQQADALPERWRTLVGVDDALAAVDEDRWPAAIDFVWTDVPILTGVELLPRVESADELLDLVARAVEQVESGDDIERILDGIARLGAQKPPDCERRANPILQRIAERPQFNGHSITDITCTPKGFIAAVIWWLGGDDLLASFRRDWERINYSSNIVDFLSRRCEETLARLRAGHFGPMLSTPTHAGGWIDPLAFAARWRYWLANPAARLDLDLVLALHRMAPDHRPAALAELANVEHPSIAAIRWALGDRSTPPRIAPEAAELWVAAANARGQDSAFTAIADAGVLLQGPNVSGRAHYAWTISWHEWKSFSGDETFRLPQIKFTRSPALAGSPGDDCLAALLHSFQDRYWRPSMIEHLASLQPSDGSGLLSAGIERLIGRIDDPSSSFEPNHPFLQSLIQVDRPLDELAYLALVTGFMGKDADSAAVARDALIDAVDDGRADGQAFGALLSQLTLADWLKLNRISANLAEVARNSPLHAATVAQAIDALIAAYAAFALPRDFHHLLTVQLELLMQLGLRPTEAACASLRKATGSSKTGKLSARMLALEHRPTAALAEAKQRLVESRLLRATRWAAGASSGL encoded by the coding sequence ATGACGGCGGATGAATGGGGCCAACTCATCGTCTCGGGTAAGTTCGACGAAGTCGCCGCGGCGGCAGCCGGACTTACAGAAGCGGAACGCCGCGCGCTCTCCAAAACCACGGCGAAGCTGGCGACGACAATCCGACGCAACTCCTGGCAGGACTCGCTGAAGCCGGCCGTCGAGGAAACGCATCCGACGCTCGCCCCTCACTTGAACCTGCGCGACCGCGACGTCGTCTGCACCGCGGTCGAGATCGCGGTCCTCAGCGTCTGCCCGTTAGGCGACGCCAAAAAAGTCCGCATGCACACGCTTCGTAACGATACCCATGCGGCGTTGGTTAAAGTGCTGACCGACCGCCGACCCGAGTGGATCGATGATTTTGTCGATCACCATCTCAGCCCACGCAACGAGTGGCAAACTTTTGAGTGGGCCCCACTGCGCGAACTCATCCGCAACGGCGTCTGCGCCAAGCCGACCTCGGACGGTTACGTGCGGTTGTACGCGATGAACATGGGCGCTTGGTACTACCACACCGACCAATACGTTCCAATTTCCGAACAGCTGGCGGCCGAGCCCGATCTGCTGGACGACGTGTGGCGTTTGTTCGAGGTCGAGAATTTTGCCTTCTCCGCGCCAATGGAGGTCACGTCGTCGAATACTCCCAGTCAGTACGAGAGCTGGCACACGTCGATCGCCAAACTCTCCGCCCGCGGGCTGCTCGATCGCCAGCGCCTGCTCGATGAAAGCATCGCCGCCCTGCAGCGAGGTTTTAAAAACAACGCGCTCAGCGGCTACGCTCGCTTGCACGACCACCTCCAACCGACGCTCGACGAACTCGCCGCCCGCCAGCCGGCGTACCTCGATCTGCTTACCGCGCGCGTCGGCCAGGTCGTCAACTTCGGCATCAACACGCTGAAGAAACTCGACCAGGCAAAGCGGCTTGACGACGCTGGGTTCATCGCCGGCGCCGGCCGCGCCTTCGATTTACCCGCCAAGGGGCCTGCGAAAACCGCGATCGGCCTCTTCAAAAAAATTGGCAAGCGTTCGCCCCAACTGACGCCGACGGCGACCCGCGCGCTCTTGCACAGTGCGCTCATCCATCCCGACGCCGACTGCGCCGCGGCCGCGGCGCAGTTGCTCGTCGAGTGGCGGGCGCAGCTCGACGAGAAGACCATCGCCGCGATCAACGAACGGCTGCCGGAACTCCCCGCCACCGTCCAAGCGCTGCTGCAACCGCTCGTCGTCGCTGCCAACAACGGCATTTCACCCTCCCTCGCGGGCGCCGCCGTCACGCCAGACGATGCGGAGATCGCCACGGCGGTCGCCGAACTGCGTCAACAGGCTGATGCACTTCCCGAACGTTGGCGCACTCTCGTCGGCGTCGATGACGCCTTGGCCGCCGTCGATGAGGATCGTTGGCCCGCCGCCATCGACTTCGTCTGGACGGATGTTCCCATTCTCACCGGCGTCGAACTGCTTCCCCGCGTCGAATCGGCGGACGAACTGCTCGACCTCGTCGCCCGCGCCGTCGAGCAAGTTGAGTCGGGCGACGATATCGAACGCATTCTCGACGGCATCGCCCGCCTCGGCGCTCAGAAGCCGCCCGACTGCGAGCGTCGCGCGAATCCCATTCTGCAGCGAATTGCCGAACGACCGCAGTTCAACGGCCACAGCATCACCGACATTACCTGCACTCCCAAGGGCTTTATTGCCGCCGTCATTTGGTGGCTCGGCGGCGACGACTTGCTGGCTAGCTTCCGCCGCGATTGGGAACGAATCAATTACAGCTCCAACATCGTCGATTTTCTTAGTCGCCGTTGTGAGGAGACGCTCGCCCGCCTCCGCGCGGGACACTTCGGCCCGATGCTCAGCACGCCGACCCACGCCGGCGGCTGGATCGATCCCCTCGCCTTTGCCGCCCGTTGGCGCTACTGGCTAGCCAATCCCGCTGCGAGGCTCGACCTCGACCTTGTGTTAGCCCTGCACCGTATGGCGCCCGACCATCGCCCCGCAGCGCTCGCCGAGCTAGCCAACGTCGAACATCCCTCGATCGCCGCAATCCGCTGGGCCCTTGGCGACCGCTCCACTCCGCCCCGCATTGCGCCCGAAGCGGCCGAACTGTGGGTCGCCGCCGCGAACGCCCGCGGCCAAGACTCCGCATTCACGGCCATCGCCGACGCTGGCGTGCTACTGCAGGGACCGAATGTTTCCGGCCGCGCGCACTACGCCTGGACGATCTCTTGGCACGAATGGAAATCATTCAGCGGCGACGAAACGTTCCGCCTCCCGCAGATCAAGTTCACCCGCTCCCCCGCGCTCGCTGGCTCTCCTGGAGACGATTGCCTCGCCGCGCTGCTTCACTCCTTCCAAGATCGATACTGGCGCCCCTCGATGATCGAGCATCTGGCTTCGCTCCAACCGAGCGACGGCTCGGGATTGCTCAGCGCCGGCATTGAACGTCTCATCGGCCGCATCGATGATCCTAGTTCGTCCTTCGAACCAAACCACCCTTTTCTCCAATCCCTCATTCAAGTCGACCGCCCGCTCGACGAACTTGCCTACCTGGCGCTCGTCACCGGCTTCATGGGCAAAGACGCCGACTCCGCCGCCGTCGCCCGCGACGCGTTGATCGACGCCGTCGACGACGGCCGCGCAGATGGCCAAGCGTTCGGCGCGCTCCTCTCGCAGCTGACGCTGGCCGACTGGCTGAAGCTAAATCGCATCTCGGCCAACCTAGCCGAAGTCGCGCGCAACTCGCCTCTCCACGCAGCGACGGTGGCACAAGCCATCGACGCCCTCATCGCCGCCTACGCCGCGTTCGCGTTGCCGCGCGACTTCCACCATTTGCTGACGGTGCAACTCGAGTTGCTGATGCAACTCGGATTGCGCCCCACCGAGGCGGCCTGCGCCAGCCTGCGAAAGGCAACCGGCTCCAGCAAAACCGGCAAGCTCTCCGCCCGCATGCTCGCTCTGGAGCATCGCCCCACGGCCGCGCTCGCGGAGGCCAAGCAGCGCCTCGTCGAAAGCCGCCTCCTTCGGGCGACGCGGTGGGCTGCGGGGGCGTCTTCCGGATTGTAA
- a CDS encoding SWIM zinc finger family protein, whose product MSTAAALDFTYKYPFASAVGDAERGFGLTLATCGPRHEHPYFFEGRLRSPREMADMLLVLSDVVRTHFFLPRPALLDPVVTSSEAMLRFEGFSGCCGVYARADLPAEAFESDLQGRGTTNVDFNNPMRTALARLRDHDDARLSVGGDSVELASGDQRVVEKKVKLPVRWIKGFSEVQLYQPTMSLRMEASAAEARQFIRSLPRSAVPKQICYVTQSGKTLRLSQRVARGAIPFAGTHRVKILEPLLNSAKSLRIWADDESGVSGWEVLLKAGRFFLMLSPEVYRGFSGEGQALAQLAGERWRDALPAVQGRLKWQSQLDAAELARDVSLPTAEIEAAFAVLGARGLAGYDLNQAAYFHRELPFELDKVEQMQPRLKNARKLLEGAHARIITQTTQPDGLEADVEVDGTNVLHLVRLRPQGDKCTCPWFSKNQGQRGPCKHILAGRMLVDGADDEELA is encoded by the coding sequence GTGTCCACTGCCGCCGCTCTCGACTTCACTTACAAGTACCCGTTCGCGTCGGCCGTCGGCGACGCCGAGCGCGGGTTCGGCCTCACGCTCGCCACGTGCGGCCCGCGTCACGAACATCCCTACTTCTTCGAAGGCCGCCTCCGCAGCCCGCGCGAGATGGCCGACATGCTGCTGGTTCTCAGCGACGTGGTGCGCACGCACTTCTTCCTCCCTCGCCCGGCGCTTCTCGACCCCGTGGTCACCAGCAGCGAAGCGATGCTGCGGTTCGAAGGTTTTAGCGGCTGCTGCGGCGTTTACGCCCGCGCCGACTTGCCCGCCGAGGCGTTCGAGAGCGACCTCCAGGGACGCGGCACGACGAACGTCGATTTCAACAACCCCATGCGCACGGCCCTCGCCCGGTTGCGCGACCACGACGACGCTCGCCTCTCCGTCGGCGGCGATTCCGTCGAACTGGCGAGCGGCGATCAACGCGTCGTCGAGAAAAAAGTGAAACTCCCCGTCCGCTGGATCAAGGGCTTCAGCGAAGTCCAGCTCTACCAGCCGACGATGTCGCTCCGCATGGAAGCCTCGGCCGCCGAAGCGCGGCAATTCATCCGCAGCCTCCCCCGCTCCGCCGTCCCCAAGCAAATTTGCTACGTTACGCAGTCGGGCAAGACGCTGCGATTGAGCCAGCGCGTCGCCCGCGGCGCCATTCCCTTCGCCGGGACGCATCGCGTCAAAATCCTCGAACCGCTGCTTAACTCGGCCAAGTCGCTGCGAATTTGGGCGGACGACGAGTCGGGCGTCAGCGGCTGGGAGGTGTTGCTGAAAGCGGGCCGCTTCTTCTTGATGCTCAGCCCCGAAGTCTATCGCGGCTTTTCCGGCGAAGGCCAAGCCCTCGCTCAGCTCGCCGGCGAACGCTGGAGAGACGCCCTCCCCGCGGTGCAAGGGCGTTTGAAGTGGCAATCGCAACTCGACGCCGCCGAACTCGCTCGCGACGTGAGTTTGCCGACCGCTGAAATCGAAGCCGCCTTCGCGGTCCTCGGCGCCCGCGGCCTCGCCGGCTACGACCTCAACCAAGCCGCTTACTTCCACCGCGAGCTGCCGTTCGAACTCGACAAGGTCGAGCAAATGCAGCCCCGTTTGAAGAATGCCCGCAAGCTGCTCGAAGGCGCCCACGCCCGCATCATCACGCAAACAACGCAGCCCGACGGGCTCGAAGCCGACGTCGAAGTCGACGGAACGAACGTGCTCCACCTCGTTCGCCTCCGTCCGCAAGGCGACAAGTGCACCTGCCCCTGGTTCAGCAAAAACCAAGGCCAACGCGGCCCCTGCAAACACATTCTGGCCGGACGAATGCTCGTTGACGGCGCCGACGACGAGGAACTGGCATGA
- a CDS encoding SDR family oxidoreductase, with translation MKIIVIGGTGAIGSRVVNNLNARGHEAISASPRSGVNAVTGEGLADALRGAQVVVDVANSPSWEDNAVLEFFQTSTQNILAAAKAAGVGHYVALSIVGADRLPDSGYMRAKVAQENLMKAGDVPYTIVRATQFMEFLGGIADASGGGDEIRLTTSLLQPIAADDVAAAVTDVALESPANATLDIAGPVAYPMAEIVGAYLQAKGDKRRIIADDQTGYFGAALAKRALVPAGEARIGATSFDQWLQRQGLLALAK, from the coding sequence ATGAAAATCATCGTCATCGGCGGCACCGGCGCCATCGGCTCTCGCGTCGTCAACAACCTCAACGCCCGCGGCCACGAAGCGATCAGCGCCTCGCCCCGCAGCGGCGTCAACGCCGTCACCGGCGAAGGCCTCGCCGACGCCCTCCGCGGCGCCCAAGTCGTCGTCGACGTCGCGAACTCCCCGTCGTGGGAAGACAACGCCGTCCTCGAGTTCTTCCAGACGTCGACGCAAAACATCCTCGCCGCCGCCAAGGCCGCCGGCGTCGGCCACTACGTCGCCCTCTCCATCGTCGGCGCCGACCGCCTCCCCGACAGCGGCTATATGCGAGCCAAGGTCGCCCAAGAAAACCTCATGAAGGCGGGCGATGTCCCCTACACGATCGTTCGCGCCACGCAGTTTATGGAATTCCTCGGCGGCATCGCCGACGCCAGCGGCGGGGGCGACGAAATTCGACTCACCACCTCGCTGCTCCAACCGATCGCAGCGGACGACGTCGCCGCCGCGGTGACCGACGTCGCGCTCGAATCACCGGCGAACGCCACGCTCGACATCGCCGGCCCCGTCGCCTACCCGATGGCGGAGATCGTCGGCGCCTACCTGCAGGCCAAGGGCGACAAGCGGCGGATTATTGCCGACGACCAAACTGGTTACTTTGGCGCTGCCCTAGCCAAGCGGGCGTTAGTTCCCGCCGGAGAAGCCCGCATCGGCGCCACGTCGTTCGACCAATGGCTCCAACGCCAAGGTCTCCTCGCCCTCGCCAAGTAA
- a CDS encoding DoxX family protein — protein MNRTVIAAWVVRLGLAASFLSAVADRLGLWGSPGSPGVVWGSVANYESYTATLIYFLPAALIPIFGWMATGAETCIAIGLLIGWRLNCFALSAAVLLTLFAASMTVALGPKPPLDYSVFSAAGAAFLLYAVASSAEARVTSAANPV, from the coding sequence ATGAACCGCACCGTCATCGCCGCCTGGGTCGTCCGCCTAGGACTCGCCGCGTCGTTCCTCTCCGCCGTCGCCGATCGCCTCGGCTTATGGGGATCGCCCGGCAGCCCCGGCGTCGTCTGGGGCAGCGTCGCCAACTATGAATCGTACACCGCGACGCTCATCTACTTCCTGCCGGCGGCGCTCATTCCGATCTTCGGCTGGATGGCCACCGGCGCCGAAACCTGCATCGCGATCGGCCTACTCATCGGCTGGCGATTGAATTGCTTCGCACTCAGCGCCGCGGTATTGCTCACGTTGTTCGCCGCGTCGATGACCGTTGCGCTCGGCCCCAAGCCGCCCCTCGACTACTCGGTATTCTCCGCCGCCGGCGCAGCATTTTTGCTGTACGCAGTGGCAAGCTCAGCGGAAGCTCGCGTCACGTCAGCGGCGAATCCTGTTTGA
- a CDS encoding cupin domain-containing protein codes for MKRLFATLTILLAAGGFAVAHDADDKAPHDGESVKLIAQHLMSEKLDGEEATASVVEVTIAPGQEGLAHRHPGPGIVYVIEGTYELGIDDKPTEIFKAGESFYEPGGCLHRVSRNPSKTEQTKLVAIVLHPRDAKEVAIPEPKTK; via the coding sequence ATGAAACGTCTATTCGCCACACTCACCATCCTGCTCGCAGCCGGCGGCTTCGCGGTCGCCCACGACGCTGACGACAAAGCCCCCCACGATGGCGAGAGCGTGAAACTGATCGCCCAACACCTGATGAGCGAAAAACTCGATGGCGAGGAAGCCACAGCCTCGGTCGTCGAAGTGACGATCGCCCCCGGCCAAGAGGGCCTCGCGCATCGCCACCCCGGTCCCGGCATCGTCTACGTCATCGAAGGGACGTACGAACTCGGCATCGACGACAAGCCGACCGAAATTTTCAAAGCGGGCGAAAGCTTTTACGAACCAGGCGGCTGCCTCCACCGCGTCTCGCGCAACCCGTCGAAAACGGAGCAGACGAAGCTCGTCGCCATCGTGCTCCATCCCCGCGACGCGAAGGAAGTAGCGATTCCCGAACCGAAGACCAAGTAG
- a CDS encoding protoporphyrinogen/coproporphyrinogen oxidase, giving the protein MQSSNIGRQAESGERSGQIIVIGGGLAGLTAAASLARRGRGVTLVEQAKHLGGRAATNVKHDVSLNLGAHALYCGGEAFRILNELGVTFRGGFPSQGRGQLVDHGAGHRLPRGVANILASGFFSLRDKWRLTRLLGSLGKLNARSLDCVALQSWIYGHVGDGRVARFLEAMFRLTTYGNRGELESAGAAIDQMRLGFAANVWYLDGGWQTLIEGLRAQAVGQGAEINASSRAVDVAADEAGVEVRLADGTTLHGAAAVLATGPQEALELLGDASPAAWRKQLTELLPVKASCLDMALEKLPDPEARFALGGDEPLYFSVHSAAAKLARDGVAVVHAMKYLGAETASAADEVQIERLVDHLQPGWRDEVIVRRTLPNMTVTHALVTASEGGLAGRPGVAVPGEPRVFLAGDWVGGRGMLADAAVASGEEAADCAAKLPAKVNILDKRVSYA; this is encoded by the coding sequence ATGCAATCTAGCAACATAGGACGGCAGGCGGAAAGCGGCGAACGGAGCGGCCAGATTATTGTCATCGGCGGCGGGCTGGCGGGGCTGACGGCCGCGGCGTCGCTGGCGCGGCGGGGGAGGGGAGTGACGCTCGTCGAGCAGGCGAAGCATCTTGGCGGCCGCGCGGCGACGAATGTGAAGCACGACGTTTCGCTGAACCTGGGCGCGCACGCGCTCTACTGCGGCGGCGAGGCGTTTCGCATTCTCAACGAACTTGGCGTCACGTTTCGCGGCGGCTTTCCGAGCCAGGGGCGCGGCCAGTTGGTCGACCATGGCGCCGGGCATCGGTTGCCGCGTGGCGTGGCGAATATTTTGGCGTCGGGCTTCTTCTCGCTACGCGACAAGTGGCGACTGACGCGGCTGCTTGGTTCGCTGGGCAAACTCAACGCGCGCTCGCTCGATTGCGTGGCGCTGCAATCGTGGATTTATGGACACGTGGGCGACGGGCGGGTCGCGCGGTTTTTGGAAGCGATGTTCCGGCTCACCACCTACGGCAATCGGGGCGAGCTGGAATCGGCTGGGGCGGCGATCGATCAGATGCGGCTCGGGTTCGCGGCGAACGTGTGGTATCTCGACGGCGGTTGGCAGACGCTCATCGAAGGGCTGCGGGCGCAGGCCGTGGGGCAGGGGGCCGAGATCAATGCGTCGAGCCGGGCGGTCGACGTTGCCGCGGACGAAGCGGGCGTCGAAGTGCGGCTGGCGGACGGCACAACGCTGCATGGCGCCGCGGCAGTGCTGGCGACCGGACCTCAGGAAGCACTAGAATTGCTGGGCGACGCGAGCCCCGCGGCGTGGCGGAAGCAGTTGACGGAGTTGTTGCCGGTGAAGGCGTCGTGTCTCGACATGGCGCTTGAGAAGTTGCCTGATCCCGAGGCTCGGTTCGCGCTTGGCGGCGACGAGCCGCTGTACTTCTCCGTCCATTCGGCGGCGGCGAAGTTGGCTCGCGACGGCGTGGCGGTGGTGCATGCGATGAAGTACCTTGGCGCCGAAACGGCCTCAGCGGCGGACGAAGTGCAGATTGAGCGCTTGGTCGATCATCTGCAGCCAGGTTGGCGTGACGAGGTGATCGTACGGCGGACGCTTCCGAACATGACGGTGACGCACGCCCTCGTGACGGCGAGCGAAGGTGGACTCGCGGGGCGGCCGGGCGTGGCAGTTCCGGGCGAACCGCGGGTGTTCCTGGCAGGCGATTGGGTCGGCGGGCGAGGGATGCTCGCTGATGCGGCGGTGGCGAGCGGCGAGGAAGCCGCCGACTGCGCTGCGAAGTTGCCCGCAAAAGTAAATATTCTCGACAAGCGAGTCAGCTATGCGTGA
- a CDS encoding RNA polymerase sigma-70 factor: MREADEIFEELRPSLSRLAYRMLGSLADADDVLQEAYLRWNREPRAEVIVPHAWLNTAVTRLCIDRRRAIDARKETYVGPWLPEPLVELEAPAADVQAEAAESVSMAMMVVLESLTPVERAAYLLRRVFDYSYAEIAAMLEKSEANCRQLVSRAEEHVRQRRPRFDATRAEAERVTGAFVAACASGDLNRLVELLASDAVVYSDGGGKAKAALAPIFGADRISRFFLGIIRKTPDLAKLKAITVNGMPGLLATLDGQVVIVLTFEIVEGRIVKGFIMRNPDKLARVGIAE, translated from the coding sequence ATGCGTGAAGCAGATGAGATTTTCGAAGAACTGCGGCCGTCGCTCTCGCGGTTGGCGTATCGCATGCTGGGCTCCCTGGCTGATGCGGACGACGTGCTGCAGGAAGCGTACTTGCGTTGGAATCGCGAGCCGCGGGCGGAGGTGATTGTGCCGCATGCGTGGCTCAATACCGCGGTGACGCGGCTGTGCATCGATCGACGTCGGGCCATTGATGCCCGCAAGGAGACGTACGTGGGACCTTGGCTGCCTGAACCGCTGGTGGAACTCGAAGCGCCGGCGGCCGATGTGCAGGCCGAGGCGGCGGAGTCGGTGTCGATGGCGATGATGGTCGTGCTCGAAAGCCTCACGCCGGTGGAGCGGGCCGCATACTTGCTGCGGCGAGTGTTCGACTACAGCTACGCCGAGATCGCGGCGATGCTGGAGAAGAGCGAAGCGAATTGCCGGCAGCTGGTAAGCCGTGCGGAAGAGCATGTGCGGCAGCGACGGCCGCGGTTCGATGCGACGCGTGCCGAAGCGGAACGCGTGACGGGGGCGTTCGTGGCGGCGTGCGCGAGCGGCGACCTCAACAGGCTGGTTGAACTGCTGGCGAGCGATGCGGTGGTTTATTCCGACGGCGGCGGCAAGGCGAAGGCGGCGTTGGCGCCGATCTTTGGCGCCGATCGGATCAGCCGCTTCTTCCTCGGCATCATTCGCAAGACGCCTGATTTGGCGAAGCTCAAGGCGATCACCGTCAATGGGATGCCTGGGCTCTTGGCGACGCTCGACGGTCAGGTGGTGATCGTGCTGACGTTCGAGATTGTCGAGGGGCGGATCGTGAAAGGATTTATTATGCGGAATCCTGATAAGTTGGCGCGCGTCGGCATTGCGGAGTAG
- the budA gene encoding acetolactate decarboxylase, translating to MKSAIRVTAVALLLSAAGCLESEPLGVPVRGRMHDGDELVQFSLLSALAAGDYAGGAPLQQLLQFGDFGVGTFDRLDGEMIVLDGDIFQVKADGTVVPRDGAGATPFATVTFFEADGQLDGIAASSLTELDHQLDRRVPNAKRPVAFKVTGEFAELTLRSAPPQKPPYRPLAEVIDQQQVWTRQNVRGTLIGVRCPAWMGTLNVAGYHWHFLSDDRTIGGHVLDCRVEGARGAYDECSSLLVRLPDSKSFDAADVSSVSDADVEKIERQRGKEDAH from the coding sequence ATGAAGTCCGCGATTCGAGTTACCGCTGTTGCTCTGCTGTTGTCGGCGGCGGGGTGCCTGGAGAGCGAACCGTTAGGCGTTCCGGTGCGCGGGCGAATGCACGACGGCGACGAACTCGTGCAGTTCTCGCTGCTGTCGGCCCTGGCGGCGGGCGACTACGCCGGCGGCGCGCCGTTGCAGCAATTGTTGCAGTTCGGCGACTTCGGCGTCGGGACGTTTGATCGACTTGACGGCGAGATGATCGTTCTGGACGGCGACATTTTCCAGGTGAAGGCTGACGGCACGGTCGTGCCGCGCGACGGGGCAGGGGCGACGCCGTTCGCGACGGTAACGTTCTTCGAAGCAGATGGGCAACTTGACGGCATCGCGGCCAGCTCGCTCACGGAGCTGGATCATCAGCTCGATCGCCGCGTCCCCAACGCGAAGCGGCCGGTGGCGTTCAAGGTGACTGGGGAGTTTGCGGAACTCACGCTGCGGAGCGCCCCGCCCCAGAAGCCTCCCTATCGGCCGCTGGCGGAGGTGATCGACCAGCAGCAGGTGTGGACGCGGCAGAATGTGCGCGGCACGCTCATCGGCGTACGGTGCCCGGCGTGGATGGGGACGCTGAACGTCGCGGGCTACCATTGGCACTTCTTGAGCGACGACCGTACGATCGGCGGGCATGTGCTTGATTGCCGCGTCGAAGGAGCGCGCGGGGCCTACGACGAGTGTTCGTCGCTGCTCGTGCGCTTGCCGGATTCAAAGTCATTCGACGCGGCCGATGTGAGCAGCGTGAGCGACGCCGACGTGGAGAAGATCGAGCGGCAGCGCGGGAAAGAGGACGCCCATTAA
- a CDS encoding YegP family protein, protein MMEYHVYKDNAGEWRWRLLASNKKIVADSGEGYTAKADCLAGIKSVKGSSGADVVED, encoded by the coding sequence ATGATGGAGTACCACGTTTACAAAGACAACGCGGGCGAGTGGCGCTGGCGGTTGCTGGCGTCGAACAAGAAGATCGTCGCCGATTCGGGCGAAGGCTACACAGCGAAGGCTGACTGCCTTGCCGGAATTAAGTCGGTGAAAGGAAGCAGCGGAGCCGATGTCGTTGAAGACTAG